The following proteins are encoded in a genomic region of Devosia lucknowensis:
- a CDS encoding ArsR/SmtB family transcription factor, whose translation MTASEPTRLIDDAARAMMVLSPIKRRLLDALREPGSASSLAKRLDMSRQQLGYHLRALEAAGLVRLVEERKRRGFVERVLVASADAFVLDPALLGRKEVDAQDRYAAEHLVAVAGDIVREVTRMRGAAEAAGARLLTLTIEADVGFEQPHDFEDFAAALSEAVAAVAARYPQGAGRRRYHLTAAAHPAVADSKTKPIN comes from the coding sequence ATGACTGCATCCGAACCGACCCGCCTGATCGATGATGCCGCGCGCGCCATGATGGTGCTCTCGCCGATCAAGCGACGCTTGCTGGATGCCTTGCGCGAGCCAGGCTCGGCCAGCAGCCTGGCCAAGCGTCTCGACATGTCCCGCCAGCAGCTGGGCTACCACCTGCGGGCCCTCGAAGCCGCCGGACTGGTGCGACTGGTGGAGGAGCGCAAGCGCCGCGGTTTCGTCGAGCGGGTGCTCGTCGCATCGGCGGATGCCTTCGTGCTCGACCCGGCGCTGCTGGGCCGCAAAGAGGTGGACGCCCAGGACCGGTACGCCGCGGAACACCTGGTTGCTGTGGCAGGCGACATCGTGCGCGAGGTGACCCGCATGCGGGGCGCGGCCGAGGCAGCTGGCGCGCGGCTGCTGACGCTGACAATAGAGGCCGATGTCGGCTTTGAGCAGCCACACGATTTCGAGGATTTCGCTGCCGCACTCAGCGAGGCGGTCGCGGCCGTGGCGGCACGATATCCGCAAGGCGCCGGAAGGCGCCGCTATCACCTGACGGCCGCAGCGCATCCGGCCGTCGCCGACAGCAAAACCAAGCCGATCAATTGA
- a CDS encoding TRAP transporter small permease subunit yields the protein MQGLAALVKGISAINWLVGQILSWLALACVLVCFTVVVQRYFFNTSTLWVQDLYVWVGGAMFTGVAGFALLRDDHVRVDIFYRPSSVRRKAMADLFGVVVFLLPFMYVVIRYCYPAVARSWGFYEGSSNIGGMPGLFILKGFIIAFAVLVGLQGIAMAARAILVLANREELLPPDLRYKTDDAREAH from the coding sequence GTGCAGGGTTTAGCCGCGCTGGTCAAAGGTATCAGCGCTATCAACTGGCTTGTGGGCCAGATCTTGTCTTGGCTGGCATTGGCCTGTGTTCTGGTCTGCTTCACCGTCGTGGTGCAGCGCTACTTCTTCAACACCTCGACGCTTTGGGTACAGGATCTCTATGTCTGGGTCGGAGGCGCCATGTTCACGGGCGTCGCCGGTTTCGCGCTCCTGCGTGACGATCATGTTCGTGTCGACATTTTCTACCGCCCGTCTTCGGTCAGGCGCAAAGCCATGGCCGATCTCTTCGGCGTGGTCGTGTTCCTTCTCCCTTTCATGTATGTCGTCATTCGCTACTGCTATCCGGCGGTGGCGCGCTCCTGGGGCTTTTACGAGGGCTCCTCGAATATCGGGGGCATGCCGGGGCTGTTCATCCTCAAGGGCTTCATAATCGCCTTTGCCGTGCTGGTCGGCCTTCAGGGCATAGCCATGGCAGCACGCGCCATTCTGGTTCTCGCCAACCGCGAGGAACTCCTGCCGCCAGACCTCCGCTATAAGACAGACGACGCAAGGGAAGCGCACTGA